One Trichormus variabilis 0441 genomic window, TTTGATCAATCTTTCGGCGTTTGATTTCCGCTTCTAACCAATCAAGATAACCAGTAAAGTCAGCATCTAAATCAATCAGTTCGTCAAATGTAAAACAATCTAGATGACGATTTTCTTCCTTCTTGACTTCATCGCGTGCTGCACGGGCAATCCGACGGTTACTTACCAACCAGCCTTCATCTGTTTTTTGTTGATTAACTGATTGACGCAAGGCCATAACATCACTCAGTCTCACTTCTCCCGCAACTCCACGTACAAGAATGCGGTCATAACTGCGGCGGACTGGAACGTTGATAATCCATTCAAAATAATCTTCTGCCCAGATTTCATATTTTTCTAGGCGGTAGCCCAAGGTTTCAAACCATCCTCGCATTTGTTGGGCTAAGGCGATCGCTCTACATTGATTTTCCGTTGTTGCTCCGGCTAATGCTGGATAATTCTGGGCTGCTAATCGTGCTATTTCTGTCCGAATTCCTTCCAGTGTAGGCAATCTCTCTAGTTGTTCTTGGATACTAGCAATCCTTTTATGTAAAGAACCAATCTGCTGACTCATCAGGACATCAGCAGGTGTGCGACTGCGTTTGGCAACTTCAATAAAGACAGTCGCAAATGCAGCTACCTCTCTTCTCACGTCCAGTTCTAAGCTTCTGATTTCATCGCCCAAAGTATAAGAATCAAGAAAAGCATCAACCTCAGACAGTAGAATTGAGGGGTTATTATGACCTAATGCTTTGCGAAAAGCCTGTTTAATTGCTTCTTGTCGAAATAATTCAAGAAATGCTTTTGGTTTGCCAACACCATACTCGACTAAGGTGTAGGCGTAAACACCGCTAAAATCCGCAGGTGGATGCTCTGGATCAAGGTTAAATTGCTGGAGTAACTTAATTACCGTCTCACTACGCAGGATTTTTTCTTTAATCACAGGATTGGCAATGCTAGTAACTGCGCTGATAACTAGATCCAGGTTAATTAAGCTCATCACGACACCCCGAAAATACAGAGCTATCTTGCTAAATAATGCTTCAATACTATTACAAGGGATATCTGAAATATAAAAGTTTTCTTTTATACTTTCTCAAGTATTATCTGAGCATCAGTTTGAAGGTTAATGAATGGCAAGTACTGTTACCAAAATTTCTAACTGGTTGTGTTAAGCCGATTTTTATTAAGATGCTAGAATTAGCCGATCGCTGAAAATGATAAAACTGGCGATCGCTTAAATTCAATTCTATTTTCTTCAATATTTCAAATACACATTGATTTACTTTTGTCAATCAATAGTCTTGATTAAAAATCTGAAAGTCAGGAAATTTTAATATTGTTCTGTTGGGTGTAAATTGGGTGTAGAAATTGTAAAAATAAGCTGAAACTGTTGTGAATAAAGGATTTTATATAGCCTTCCAAGCTATTAATGCGGGTTCGATTCCCGCCGCCCGCTTTCATCTTAAAACCCTTGTGAGTTAACACTTACAAGGGTTTTTCGTAGTTAGACAAAGTAACTTATTCATTAATTTGTATATCCGATGCAGAAGTGGGACGAGAACTTTACTTCCGCATTAAAGCCGAAGAACCAAGTTTCACCGATTGTGACAAAGAATTTTCTCAAGGAACTGAAGCTCAAACAGGCAGATTGCTAGGCCCAGTTCCCATCAGCCAAGCGCATCCGGCGATCGCACAGAAACTAGCAATATCGCAACCAGGGCAGTTATGGCCGCCATATCGATTGGATAACTGGGTAGTAATTGTACGCTTGGGAAAGTTAATTTCCGCCCAGTTAGATGATGTAGCTAGAAACTCATTACTCAATCATTTATTTGAACAGCAAACAATTGTAGGTTAGGTAAAGGATTTGCGTAACACAACACCCTTGTATCTGTTGGGTTGTGCTGCGCTCCATCCAACCTACGTCTAATTACTCTGCTTCTTCATCAATTACTGCACTACGATCAAGTATCAGTAAGTTGCGGAGTTGATCTGTATCTAATTCAGTTAACCACTCTTCGCCTGCACCAACAACCTGTTCCGCTAGTTGTTTTTTACTTTCAATCATGTCGTGGATTTTTTCTTCTAAGGTACCATTGCAAACAAATTTATGCACCTGTACATTGCGGGTTTGACCAATACGAAATACGCGGTCTGTGGCTTGGTTCTCTACGGCTGGATTCCACCATCTATCAAAGTGAAATACATGATTTGCTCTGGTTAAGTTCAACCCTACACCACCTGCTTTGAGAGAGAGAATCATAATTGGTGGCCCCTGAGGGTCGTGTTGAAAACGGTCAATCATTTCTTCACGTTGCTTTTTACTGGTACTACCATATAAGAAAAATACTTCCCGCCCTAGTTGTTTTTCTAAATGTGGTTTGAGTAACTTACCCCATTCTGCAAACTGGGTGAAGATTAAAGCACGTCCCGCACCAGCAACACCATAAGTATTACTCTCCGCTAACACCTCTTCTAACATTTCTTCTAATCGTTGCAGTTTTCCTGAACTGTATTGTTCTAAGGTATTTGTTTTCAGATATTGGGCTGGATGATTGCAGATTTGTTTGAGTTTAATTAATAAAGCTAAAATCATCCCTCGGCGTTGCAATCCTTCGGCCGATTCAATTTCTGCTAAAGATGTTTCTACCACTTTTTGATAAAGTGCAGCTTGTTCTCCAGTCAAACCGCAAAATACTGTCATTTCTTGCTTATCTGGCAAGTCTTGAATAATATCACGGTCTGTTTTCAGGCGACGCAGAATAAATGGTTGTACTAAGGCACGCAATTGATTTAAAGATGCTGCATCACCATACTTTTCAATTGGCATGGCAAAGCGTCTTTGGAAGAATTGCTTATTACCTAAATAACCAGGGTTGAGGAAATCTAAAATTGACCAAAGTTCCTGTAGTCTATTTTCGACTGGTGTCCCCGTTAAAGCAATGCGAAAGGTTGTGTCTAATTGTCGGACTGCTTGTGATTGTTTGGCTTCCGCATTCTTCACATTCTGGGCTTCATCTAAAACAATTATCTGCCAAGAAAGACCCTGCAATGATTTGATGTCTCTATGAATTAGTGAGTAACTGGTGATAACTAAATCATGATTTTTTACTGCTTCTGGAAAAGCTTTACCTTTAGGACGTTTATCACCATGATATTGGAGAACTTTAAGTGTAGGTGCAAATTTTTTCACTTCTCGTTCCCAGTTACCTAAAACAGAAGTAGGACACACTAGTAAAGTTGGTTTTTCTAATACATCCTGTTCTTTAAGATGGAGAAGGAAAGCAATGAACTGTATCGTTTTTCCCAGTCCCATGTCGTCGGCGAGACAAGCACCTAAACCCCAGCGTTCGAGGAATGCCAACCAAGCCGCACCCCTTTCTTGATAAGGACGCAACTTTCCTTGGAAGTTCTTTGGCGTAGGTAATGGTGCAACTGCTTGATTATTTGTCAGCGCCCCAATTAATTCTTGTAATGCGCCAGAGGCTTCAAAGCTGACTACTGGTAATTTCTCAATTACTTGAGTATCCCCACTACTCAGACGTAAAGCATCTTCTAAAGATAAGGCCATTTGGTCTTTACGTGCAGCAAAAAAGGCTTCGGCTGTCTTGATATCTTGGGGACGCAACTCCACCCATTCGCCATTTATTTCTACCAATGGGCTTTTTAAAGCTACTAGTCTGTCAAATTCCCCTTTAGAAATAGTTTGCCCACCAATTGCTAAGTGCCATTGAAAATTAAGCAAACTCTGCAATCCCAAGCGTCCTGGCTTTTTCTTTGGGGTTTCGGCGGAGATTTTCAATCCCAAGCGGTTTGCCCAGCCTTCCCGGTTCGCCAAACTAGGAGGTAAAATCACCCCTAAACCGCTATCTTCAAATCGCCAAGCCACAGCCTTGATAAATTCATAAGCCTGCATGGGGTTGAGATGACAAAATTGCGGTGATTCTGTATCTAAAGTGGGGGCAATGACCGGATACAATCGAGAAGCTAACCCCAAACCTCGTAAAAATGTTTCCTGGGGTTCTTGAATCGATCGCTGTTGATAAATTAGCTGTTCAACAGGATGTTGCCAAATAGTGCCCGCATCTACTAGAAATTCTGGATTATCGGCTGCTTGCAGGAAATAGGCTAGTGTCCATTCAGTTTCTCCTGGTTCTGGAGAACGTAATTCAAAACAGGTGCGAAATTGATTTTTACTTGCTAGTTGATATTGTAGCGGCATCGTCCAAGCCTTGAGCGCTGCTTCCAGCCTTTCCAAACCAACTGCATCTGCATCAACTGAATTAGATGCACCACTTAACCCTTGCAGCCACTGTCGTACCGCCGACGGTAAAGATGCCATCAAGCGAGTTTCCACCACAGGCTGATTCCCCACCATTTCCCGTAATTGCGTATCTATTGCACTATTGAGAAAACCCAATATTAATTCCTGCGGCTGACTAGGAAAATCTATATATATAGGAGATGGAGATAATTCCTCGTTCCCTAATCTCTGATAAGTCCGACAAACCAAAGGCATCTTCGCGGCGAACTTTTCTAAACGAGTTCCATCTACAGCACTATCTAACAGTACTTGCCATTTGGCACTTACAGAATTATTAGGTTGTCGTTGGATAATTGGGAGAAACTTAGACCTAGAAATTAAATCTAAACTCCAACGGGCAATTTGTGACCAAAAACGTAAATCTCCACCTAAAAAAGCATTCTCTGTGCTAGTGATATTTAAAGGTAAAGAAGTTAGAAATTTAACTGCTGCACTAGGAGGAAGACAAAAACCTTCTACACGCCAAGGTTGTAAATAAACTTCAGAGTCTGCATCAGATTCTAAAGCGGCAGAATGCACAGGAGAAATGAAAATTGTTTCTTTCTTACGAGGTTGAGAAATTTCCGTTGGCAGAACAATTATTTGCGAGTGAATTGGTAAATTTGTTGTTGGGGAACTTGCTGCTTTGGAGGTTTTTTTTGCCAACTGTTGTGGTAAAATCTGAGCGATCGCCTGATGTTGAGACTGCAACCACTCGCTTAATTCAGATGCAGACAGAGCCAAGGGATTGAGGGCTATTTCCTCAAAACTAAAATTTACTTGTGGCGATCGCCAAGTTTCCCCCCAAATAAATAAATAACTATCCTGCTCACTTAATATCCAACTACCGTGTAAAATTGCCATGTGATAACTACTCAGACTTTACTTAAATTAATAAATGTTTATTATTGGTCTATTAACTATATTTAGCTAAATAAATATCATCTAAAATAAATGTACGTAATTATTGACATATCAAAAACATAAATAATGAATCTACCTCTATATAAAGTACTAAAAAATGGTTCAACTGTAGAATTAGATTATATAAAACCTCAAGAATATGAAGATGTAAGAACGCTACTCAATTTCGTCATTAATGAAGGTAAAACCTATCCACAAAAACAACCATTATCACAACCAGAATTTGCAGCTTATTGGTTGAGTCAAGATGCCTTTGTTGTTAGGTTATCTGGTGATGATGGTACACAAAAACCGCAAAAAATATTAGGTTCATTTTATATCAAGCCAAACTTTCCGGGATGGTCCAGTCATATCTGCAACGCTGGTTTTATTGTACAACCAGGATTGCGGGGTCAGGGCATAGGTAGATTCATGGGAGAATCCATGCTCTCCCTAGCATCCCAATTGGGTTACGAAGCAGTGATGTTCAATTTGGTCTTTGAAACTAATATACCTTCAATCACCCTATGGCAATCCTTAGGTTTTGATATCATTGGAAGCATTCCTGATGCGGCAAAGCTAGCTGATGGAAAGGTAGTAAAGGCGCTGATGATGTATAGGGGTGTAGGAGTATAGGGGTTTGGGGGTTTAGGGGAAGAGTAAAACTAAATTCTTCCCTTACACC contains:
- a CDS encoding peptidylprolyl isomerase; this encodes MGRELYFRIKAEEPSFTDCDKEFSQGTEAQTGRLLGPVPISQAHPAIAQKLAISQPGQLWPPYRLDNWVVIVRLGKLISAQLDDVARNSLLNHLFEQQTIVG
- a CDS encoding DEAD/DEAH box helicase — translated: MAILHGSWILSEQDSYLFIWGETWRSPQVNFSFEEIALNPLALSASELSEWLQSQHQAIAQILPQQLAKKTSKAASSPTTNLPIHSQIIVLPTEISQPRKKETIFISPVHSAALESDADSEVYLQPWRVEGFCLPPSAAVKFLTSLPLNITSTENAFLGGDLRFWSQIARWSLDLISRSKFLPIIQRQPNNSVSAKWQVLLDSAVDGTRLEKFAAKMPLVCRTYQRLGNEELSPSPIYIDFPSQPQELILGFLNSAIDTQLREMVGNQPVVETRLMASLPSAVRQWLQGLSGASNSVDADAVGLERLEAALKAWTMPLQYQLASKNQFRTCFELRSPEPGETEWTLAYFLQAADNPEFLVDAGTIWQHPVEQLIYQQRSIQEPQETFLRGLGLASRLYPVIAPTLDTESPQFCHLNPMQAYEFIKAVAWRFEDSGLGVILPPSLANREGWANRLGLKISAETPKKKPGRLGLQSLLNFQWHLAIGGQTISKGEFDRLVALKSPLVEINGEWVELRPQDIKTAEAFFAARKDQMALSLEDALRLSSGDTQVIEKLPVVSFEASGALQELIGALTNNQAVAPLPTPKNFQGKLRPYQERGAAWLAFLERWGLGACLADDMGLGKTIQFIAFLLHLKEQDVLEKPTLLVCPTSVLGNWEREVKKFAPTLKVLQYHGDKRPKGKAFPEAVKNHDLVITSYSLIHRDIKSLQGLSWQIIVLDEAQNVKNAEAKQSQAVRQLDTTFRIALTGTPVENRLQELWSILDFLNPGYLGNKQFFQRRFAMPIEKYGDAASLNQLRALVQPFILRRLKTDRDIIQDLPDKQEMTVFCGLTGEQAALYQKVVETSLAEIESAEGLQRRGMILALLIKLKQICNHPAQYLKTNTLEQYSSGKLQRLEEMLEEVLAESNTYGVAGAGRALIFTQFAEWGKLLKPHLEKQLGREVFFLYGSTSKKQREEMIDRFQHDPQGPPIMILSLKAGGVGLNLTRANHVFHFDRWWNPAVENQATDRVFRIGQTRNVQVHKFVCNGTLEEKIHDMIESKKQLAEQVVGAGEEWLTELDTDQLRNLLILDRSAVIDEEAE
- a CDS encoding GNAT family N-acetyltransferase, with the translated sequence MNLPLYKVLKNGSTVELDYIKPQEYEDVRTLLNFVINEGKTYPQKQPLSQPEFAAYWLSQDAFVVRLSGDDGTQKPQKILGSFYIKPNFPGWSSHICNAGFIVQPGLRGQGIGRFMGESMLSLASQLGYEAVMFNLVFETNIPSITLWQSLGFDIIGSIPDAAKLADGKVVKALMMYRGVGV